In one window of Poriferisphaera corsica DNA:
- the hisH gene encoding imidazole glycerol phosphate synthase subunit HisH → MSKIGIIDYHVGNLRSVQKAFELLGAEAHILRHPSETASVDKLILPGVGSFAAAMGFLNKLGWVNPIKQHIKTGNPFLGICLGMQLIFEGSEEEAAPGQLVPGLGILPGKVVRFNENIDSPSPLKVPQMGWNAIHWDRNDPLLQGLQQDAYVYFVHSYYVQPTETSDTPITSARADYGHDFTATVWKDNVWATQFHPEKSQRIGLKILQNFAAI, encoded by the coding sequence ATGAGCAAGATTGGGATCATTGATTACCACGTAGGCAATCTTAGGTCAGTCCAGAAAGCATTCGAGCTTCTCGGTGCCGAAGCACATATCCTGCGCCATCCCAGTGAAACCGCATCTGTCGACAAGCTCATTCTCCCCGGTGTCGGCTCATTTGCCGCTGCCATGGGCTTCCTTAATAAGCTTGGCTGGGTTAACCCCATCAAGCAGCACATCAAAACTGGCAATCCTTTCCTAGGTATTTGCCTTGGTATGCAACTCATCTTCGAAGGATCTGAAGAAGAAGCCGCTCCTGGCCAGCTCGTTCCCGGCCTCGGCATCCTCCCCGGCAAGGTTGTTCGCTTTAATGAGAATATTGATTCGCCCTCACCCCTCAAAGTCCCGCAGATGGGCTGGAATGCCATTCACTGGGATCGCAATGATCCTCTGCTTCAAGGTCTCCAGCAGGACGCATACGTATACTTCGTACACAGCTACTACGTTCAGCCCACCGAAACCTCTGACACACCCATCACCTCCGCCCGCGCAGACTACGGCCACGACTTCACCGCCACCGTCTGGAAAGACAACGTCTGGGCAACTCAGTTCCACCCCGAAAAATCCCAACGCATTGGCCTCAAGATTCTCCAAAATT
- a CDS encoding OmpA/MotB family protein: MISVWKRTFLTMILAAVTVSMFTGCSVDRLKKERDQLWVENQELRAVEDRLKMENDNLQQLLASKPKIVTETVVVERDPAESSAFNNVAGVDVIRSGNNIAIRIPGDVLFTSGKASLKDKATRTLAQVASIIKSDYSGNMIRVEGYTDKDPIRKSGWKDNLELSAERAMAVQRYLATRGVSASSMYSAGFGANKAQSTKEKSRRVEIVVIND, translated from the coding sequence ATGATTAGCGTTTGGAAACGCACCTTCCTCACCATGATCCTCGCCGCCGTCACTGTCTCCATGTTCACCGGCTGCTCCGTTGATCGCCTCAAAAAAGAGCGGGATCAGCTATGGGTCGAAAACCAAGAGCTACGTGCCGTAGAAGATCGTCTCAAGATGGAAAACGACAATCTTCAGCAACTCTTGGCCTCAAAACCAAAAATTGTCACAGAAACCGTCGTCGTCGAACGTGATCCCGCTGAATCTTCAGCTTTTAACAACGTTGCAGGCGTTGACGTGATCAGAAGCGGCAACAACATCGCGATCCGCATTCCCGGCGATGTCCTCTTCACTTCGGGCAAAGCTTCCCTCAAAGACAAAGCAACTCGCACACTCGCTCAAGTCGCAAGTATCATCAAGTCCGACTACAGCGGCAATATGATCCGTGTCGAAGGCTATACCGACAAAGACCCAATCCGTAAGTCCGGATGGAAAGACAACTTAGAACTTTCCGCCGAGCGAGCCATGGCAGTCCAACGCTACCTCGCGACCCGTGGTGTAAGCGCCAGTAGCATGTACTCTGCCGGCTTCGGCGCAAACAAAGCTCAATCCACTAAGGAAAAGAGCCGTCGCGTCGAGATCGTTGTCATTAACGACTAA
- a CDS encoding prepilin peptidase: MNPDIMWLIVFFIFGANIGSFLNVVAYRLPEGKSIVSPPSACPNCNHQLAWYDNVPILGWLWLRGKCRYCKTPISIQYPVIEFITGFLWALLYYTYYMTDLRPGFGFLGLDATWPIFLTHIIMISALIAATIIDSKLYIIPLQIPYFVLIIALIALPLSVALDAPNFLALTGMLNDQPLPIATGAGIGAAIGGILGLGLAFVLLKQGTLKRSFNDWDTLMEQFEAEQKASNKTRKHKDRIEAEEVQEEIFYYPHPRREVLKELAFVFFPTIGIFLGMFVAAGNDPSQETAASFTQAPWLHVLAGCICGYFVGCGIVWYTRIFGTLAFGKEAMGLGDVHLLGAIGAVVGALEATLIFFVAPFIGLIAAVLMIGASTLLKGQVKVIPYGPYLAGATYVILIFRNELLTLLNLPLGN, from the coding sequence ATGAACCCCGACATCATGTGGCTAATCGTCTTCTTCATTTTCGGTGCAAACATTGGCTCATTCCTCAATGTCGTCGCCTATCGTTTGCCTGAAGGCAAATCCATTGTTTCACCGCCCAGCGCCTGTCCCAACTGCAATCATCAACTCGCATGGTATGACAACGTCCCCATTCTCGGTTGGCTCTGGCTTCGAGGTAAATGCCGATACTGCAAAACGCCCATCTCCATCCAATACCCCGTCATCGAATTCATCACCGGCTTCCTCTGGGCGCTCCTCTATTACACCTACTACATGACTGACCTGCGCCCCGGCTTCGGCTTCCTCGGCCTCGATGCAACCTGGCCCATCTTCCTGACGCACATCATCATGATCAGCGCACTCATCGCTGCGACAATTATTGACTCCAAACTTTACATCATCCCGCTGCAAATCCCTTACTTCGTACTCATCATTGCGCTTATCGCGCTTCCGCTCAGTGTTGCGCTCGACGCGCCAAACTTCCTTGCTCTCACAGGTATGCTCAACGATCAGCCGCTCCCCATCGCCACCGGCGCAGGCATCGGCGCAGCCATCGGTGGAATCCTCGGCCTCGGCCTTGCTTTCGTCCTCCTCAAACAAGGCACCCTCAAACGCTCCTTCAATGACTGGGATACCCTCATGGAGCAATTCGAAGCCGAGCAAAAAGCCTCAAATAAAACCCGTAAACACAAAGACCGCATTGAAGCTGAAGAAGTTCAAGAGGAAATTTTTTACTATCCACACCCTCGTCGTGAAGTTCTTAAAGAACTCGCCTTTGTCTTCTTCCCAACCATCGGCATATTCCTCGGCATGTTCGTCGCTGCTGGCAACGACCCTTCACAAGAAACCGCCGCCTCCTTCACCCAAGCCCCTTGGCTTCACGTTCTTGCCGGATGCATCTGCGGTTACTTCGTCGGTTGCGGCATCGTTTGGTATACACGCATCTTCGGCACGCTCGCCTTCGGCAAAGAAGCCATGGGACTCGGCGACGTCCATCTCCTCGGTGCAATTGGCGCTGTCGTCGGCGCGCTCGAAGCCACACTCATCTTCTTCGTTGCCCCTTTCATCGGCCTCATCGCGGCAGTTCTCATGATCGGAGCCAGCACTCTCCTTAAAGGCCAAGTTAAAGTCATCCCCTACGGCCCATACCTCGCCGGTGCCACCTACGTCATCCTCATCTTTCGCAATGAGCTACTCACACTCTTGAACCTGCCGCTCGGCAACTAG